One window of Botrimarina mediterranea genomic DNA carries:
- a CDS encoding beta-ketoacyl-[acyl-carrier-protein] synthase family protein gives MTSQASPTDRIVITGIGLTSPNGNTLAEYRDALLNGRSGVRDYEIRYVGKTLAGVCDFDELKYQKRREVRRGTRAGGVSIYCSNEAIQDSGIDWTNVNRERVGVYIGVTEHGNVETENEINEIKGYDYDTSVWSHHHNPRTVANNPAGEVTLNLGITGPHYSIGAACAAGNAGLIQGAQMLRLGECDLAICGGVSESIHTFGIFAGFASQGALASNADPTKASRPFDKDRNGIVVSEGGAIYTLERFQDASARGAKIYGEIAGYAMNSDASDFVLPNPVQQARCMHMALAKAGLNADDIDLLSTHATATPSGDIQECEAVRKVFGQSTRTAVNNTKSFIGHAMGAAGSLELAGNLLSFVDGVVHPTINVDDLDPDCAVPGLVINEPREGHEVKAILNNSFGMLGINSALIVTKV, from the coding sequence ATGACGAGCCAGGCCAGCCCGACCGACCGCATCGTCATCACCGGCATCGGTCTCACGTCGCCCAACGGCAACACGCTTGCCGAGTACCGCGATGCGCTGCTGAACGGCCGCAGCGGTGTCCGCGACTACGAGATCCGCTACGTCGGCAAGACCTTGGCGGGCGTCTGCGACTTCGACGAGCTCAAGTACCAGAAGCGGCGAGAAGTCCGCCGCGGCACGCGCGCCGGCGGGGTCTCGATCTACTGCTCTAACGAGGCGATCCAGGACTCGGGCATCGATTGGACCAACGTCAATCGCGAACGCGTCGGCGTCTACATCGGCGTCACCGAGCACGGCAACGTCGAGACCGAGAACGAGATCAACGAGATTAAGGGCTACGACTACGACACGAGTGTCTGGTCGCACCACCACAACCCGCGCACCGTCGCCAACAACCCGGCCGGCGAAGTGACGCTGAACCTGGGCATCACCGGCCCGCACTACTCGATTGGCGCCGCTTGCGCTGCGGGTAACGCCGGCCTGATCCAGGGCGCCCAGATGCTCCGCCTCGGCGAGTGCGACCTGGCGATCTGCGGCGGCGTCTCGGAGAGCATCCACACGTTCGGCATCTTCGCCGGCTTCGCCAGCCAAGGCGCCCTCGCTAGCAACGCGGACCCGACGAAGGCCTCGCGTCCCTTCGACAAAGACCGCAACGGCATTGTCGTTTCCGAAGGCGGGGCTATCTACACCTTGGAAAGGTTCCAGGACGCGTCGGCCCGCGGCGCAAAGATCTACGGTGAGATCGCCGGCTACGCGATGAACTCCGACGCCAGCGATTTCGTTCTGCCCAACCCGGTCCAGCAAGCCCGCTGCATGCACATGGCTTTGGCGAAGGCGGGGCTCAACGCCGACGACATCGACCTCCTCAGCACCCACGCCACCGCCACCCCCAGCGGCGACATCCAGGAGTGTGAGGCGGTCCGCAAGGTCTTCGGCCAGAGCACCCGCACCGCGGTCAACAACACCAAAAGCTTCATCGGCCACGCGATGGGCGCCGCCGGCTCGCTCGAACTCGCCGGCAACCTGCTGTCGTTCGTCGACGGCGTGGTCCACCCCACGATCAACGTCGATGACCTCGACCCCGACTGCGCCGTTCCGGGCCTCGTGATCAACGAGCCCCGCGAAGGCCACGAAGTCAAAGCGATCCTCAACAACTCGTTCGGCATGCTGGGGATCAACAGCGCGCTGATCGTAACCAAAGTCTAA
- a CDS encoding type 2 periplasmic-binding domain-containing protein: MSMPRKTFFAEPLIRSVLVGLLVVVAAGCPDAPEKKESAEKGDAGALPRASVTLRVAVVSDESLGRAIDRLRGEWREQTDGEIETFDVAKDADLVAAAKEADLIVFPSRAIGELCEARALLPVRPSVLKSPDLRFEDFLPLVRDHEVVYAQQVMALPIGCPTPLLLTAEGKASNLSLPDDDIELALAYLAWAAPYAEHRSRISTLIESDTFRPRLAAPPFVRALESLVAAAGDGPGTIAWPQRESPAPAEASPEPLGGTESVFNPISGEWEPLGAEARRATLLASSGRLLGISATSRNAATAFRYAAWLVSPENSRLVSTASDNVANCRGSLARAPDAWRASDNRDLGRRFAEAQAAALRTPRFLLAPRLPGSEEYLEVLGKRVREALDGRPPAEALQQAADEWEAIHHARGWDEQQAAYARSINATGFL; this comes from the coding sequence ATGTCGATGCCCAGAAAGACATTCTTCGCAGAACCGCTCATACGGAGTGTGCTCGTTGGCTTACTTGTCGTCGTGGCGGCGGGTTGCCCCGACGCGCCAGAGAAGAAGGAATCAGCTGAAAAGGGCGACGCGGGGGCGCTGCCGCGGGCGAGTGTAACCTTGCGGGTCGCGGTCGTCAGCGATGAATCCCTCGGCCGGGCGATCGACCGCCTGCGGGGCGAGTGGCGTGAACAGACCGACGGCGAGATCGAGACCTTCGATGTCGCCAAGGACGCCGACCTCGTCGCCGCGGCCAAGGAGGCCGATCTGATAGTTTTCCCTAGCCGGGCGATCGGCGAGCTGTGCGAGGCACGGGCCCTCCTGCCCGTGCGGCCGAGCGTCCTCAAATCGCCCGATCTGCGGTTCGAGGACTTCCTGCCGCTGGTCCGCGACCACGAGGTGGTTTACGCCCAGCAGGTGATGGCCCTGCCGATCGGCTGCCCGACACCGCTGCTGCTGACGGCGGAGGGTAAGGCGTCCAATCTGTCATTGCCGGATGACGACATCGAGCTGGCGCTGGCTTATCTCGCCTGGGCGGCCCCGTACGCCGAGCACCGCAGCCGCATCTCGACGCTGATCGAGAGCGACACGTTCCGCCCCCGGTTGGCGGCGCCGCCGTTCGTCAGGGCGCTGGAATCGCTGGTCGCCGCGGCGGGCGACGGACCCGGCACGATCGCCTGGCCTCAGCGCGAGTCACCGGCGCCCGCAGAGGCCTCCCCAGAGCCCCTAGGAGGCACCGAGAGCGTCTTCAATCCGATCTCCGGTGAATGGGAGCCACTCGGCGCCGAGGCCCGTAGAGCGACGCTGTTGGCCTCCAGCGGCCGCCTCCTCGGTATCTCCGCCACGAGCCGCAACGCGGCCACGGCCTTCCGCTACGCCGCCTGGCTCGTGAGCCCCGAGAACAGCCGGCTGGTTTCCACGGCAAGTGACAACGTCGCCAACTGCCGCGGGTCACTGGCCCGGGCGCCGGACGCCTGGCGGGCTTCGGACAACCGCGACCTGGGCCGCCGGTTCGCCGAAGCCCAGGCCGCCGCCCTGCGGACGCCCCGCTTCCTGCTGGCCCCCCGCCTGCCGGGGTCGGAAGAGTACCTCGAAGTCCTCGGCAAACGCGTCCGCGAAGCCCTCGACGGCCGCCCCCCCGCCGAGGCCCTCCAGCAAGCCGCCGACGAGTGGGAAGCGATCCACCACGCCCGCGGCTGGGACGAGCAGCAAGCCGCCTACGCCCGCAGCATCAACGCAACGGGGTTTCTGTAG
- the xylB gene encoding xylulokinase — protein MSGSAKNVFLGIDIGTSGTKTIAIDAAGQVLAGASATYPCEHPRPLWSEQDPQHWWDAVVETVRGVVKKAKLKKQEVRGIGLSGQMHGSVFLDKSGKVLRPALLWNDQRTAAECDEITERAGGRKKLIKLVANPALTGFQAPKILWLRNHEPRNFAKLAHVLLPKDDVRRRLTGELVTEVSDASGTLLLDVVKRQWSKPLLDKLELDPALLPSVVESEDVTGKLTPEVAELLGLSTDCVVVGGAGDCAAGAIGNGIVRKGLVNTSLGTSGVVFAYSDQPEFDPAGRLHTFCHAVRGKWHQMGVTLAAAGSFGWFADALCQTDKELAKKAKQDIYEKLVAEAAEHAPGAEGLFFLPYLAGERTPHADPNARGAFVGLTLSHDRGAMVRAVLEGVTYSLRDCLDLMRELGVPVNEIRTTGGGAKSPFWRQLQADILGARVHAMQADEGPGYGVALLAATGCGEYQSITEACDATVRTASETKPSAKAKKAHDARVGVYRDLYGQLKPAFDRIATLT, from the coding sequence ATGAGCGGTTCTGCGAAGAATGTCTTTCTGGGCATCGACATCGGCACCTCGGGCACGAAGACCATCGCGATCGACGCGGCGGGCCAAGTGCTCGCCGGCGCCAGTGCGACGTATCCCTGCGAGCATCCGCGCCCGCTGTGGAGCGAGCAAGACCCGCAGCACTGGTGGGACGCCGTTGTCGAGACCGTCCGCGGCGTCGTCAAGAAGGCGAAGCTAAAGAAACAGGAGGTCCGCGGCATCGGCCTCTCGGGCCAGATGCACGGGTCGGTCTTCTTGGACAAGTCGGGCAAGGTGCTCCGCCCCGCGTTGCTCTGGAACGACCAACGCACCGCCGCCGAGTGCGACGAGATCACCGAGCGGGCCGGCGGTCGCAAGAAGCTGATCAAGCTGGTGGCGAACCCCGCGCTCACCGGCTTCCAGGCGCCGAAGATCCTCTGGCTCCGCAACCACGAGCCACGGAACTTCGCCAAGCTCGCTCACGTGCTGCTGCCCAAGGACGACGTCCGGCGCCGATTGACGGGCGAGCTGGTCACCGAGGTCAGCGACGCCAGCGGCACGCTGCTGCTGGACGTGGTGAAGCGGCAATGGTCGAAGCCGCTGCTCGACAAGCTGGAGCTTGATCCCGCGCTCTTGCCGAGCGTCGTCGAATCGGAGGACGTGACGGGCAAGCTGACGCCCGAAGTGGCCGAGCTGCTGGGCCTCTCGACCGATTGCGTCGTCGTCGGCGGCGCCGGCGACTGTGCGGCGGGGGCGATCGGCAACGGCATTGTGCGGAAGGGGCTCGTCAACACGTCGCTGGGCACGAGCGGCGTCGTGTTCGCTTACAGCGACCAGCCCGAGTTCGACCCGGCCGGTCGGCTGCACACGTTCTGCCATGCCGTGCGCGGCAAGTGGCATCAGATGGGCGTCACGCTCGCGGCGGCGGGCTCGTTCGGCTGGTTCGCCGACGCGCTCTGCCAGACCGACAAGGAGCTGGCGAAGAAGGCCAAGCAGGACATCTACGAAAAGCTCGTCGCCGAAGCGGCCGAGCACGCCCCCGGCGCCGAGGGGCTGTTCTTCCTGCCGTATCTCGCCGGTGAGCGCACGCCCCACGCCGACCCCAACGCCCGCGGCGCCTTTGTCGGCCTGACGCTGTCGCACGACCGCGGCGCGATGGTGCGGGCGGTGCTCGAGGGCGTCACGTACTCGCTGCGTGACTGCCTCGACCTGATGCGAGAGCTGGGCGTCCCCGTCAACGAAATCCGCACGACCGGCGGCGGCGCCAAGAGCCCCTTCTGGCGCCAACTCCAAGCCGACATCCTCGGCGCCAGGGTCCACGCCATGCAAGCCGACGAAGGCCCCGGCTACGGCGTCGCGCTCTTGGCGGCGACCGGCTGCGGCGAGTACCAGAGCATCACCGAAGCCTGCGACGCCACCGTACGCACAGCGAGCGAAACCAAGCCAAGCGCCAAGGCAAAGAAAGCCCACGACGCCCGCGTCGGCGTTTACCGCGACCTCTACGGGCAGCTTAAGCCGGCATTCGATCGCATCGCGACGTTAACCTAG
- a CDS encoding anti-sigma factor: MPKQSNHDFTDLNDVACDRLDELLSLFFDDCLDDGEAAELNAMLLADPTARTRSFEAAQLHADLYTYFREEKQAKTGGAIAPALPLPIPGVGFSLFK, translated from the coding sequence ATGCCCAAGCAATCGAACCACGATTTCACCGATCTAAACGACGTCGCCTGCGACCGGCTCGACGAGCTGCTGTCGCTGTTCTTCGACGACTGCCTCGACGACGGCGAGGCGGCCGAGCTGAACGCGATGCTGCTGGCCGACCCCACGGCGCGGACGCGTTCCTTCGAGGCGGCCCAGTTGCACGCCGACCTCTACACGTACTTCCGTGAAGAGAAGCAGGCGAAAACTGGCGGCGCCATCGCGCCGGCGCTGCCGCTGCCAATCCCGGGCGTCGGCTTTTCGCTGTTCAAGTAG
- a CDS encoding DUF6798 domain-containing protein — MPDRPPLAPPASKTPSGRFWFDGALVFLVFFVAGGDPSPGVNEPHYLCRLRHFWDPSYCPGDLFLDSPDAHFTVVWLFGWVTQLFSLEATAWIGRLVSWALIAAGWTRLVHRVMPGTLLAPLGAALVVYGTRQLHFAGEWLIGGFEAKTLAYGFVFFAIADAIDGRWNRAWILLGVASALHALVGGWSVVALGVAGLVSRQIPPVRSMLPALALGGGLAMAGVVPALLLNVGTPAEVVSEANEIYVFTRLSHHLSPLTKPWEWIENRGGHHLRMVAVLAVLHALRVRRDRPGLRLVTYFAWAAEAISLAGLTIELVLWNHPAWAASLLKYYWFRLADIAAPVAASILAVEWIGVAIAERRRSGAYAAVALVALCGWYMGDLVVERARQPVAASDAAMDDPAAWIEMCDWVRENTPADAVFLVPQQSQSFKWRAERGEVVTYKDVPQDARSMVEWRRRYFDVFKAGEFADGSTRWTPSLAALGAERLRELGEEYGATYVLSEEPRGDVESGRIGRRRASLPIVHRVGPYTLYGLADVGDP; from the coding sequence GTGCCCGATCGCCCGCCGCTGGCGCCGCCTGCCTCCAAGACGCCGTCGGGCCGGTTTTGGTTCGACGGGGCGCTGGTTTTCCTCGTGTTCTTCGTCGCCGGCGGGGACCCCTCGCCGGGGGTCAACGAGCCCCACTACCTCTGTCGGCTGCGGCACTTCTGGGACCCCAGCTACTGCCCGGGAGACCTGTTCCTCGATTCTCCCGACGCCCATTTCACGGTGGTCTGGCTCTTCGGCTGGGTGACTCAGCTCTTTTCGCTCGAAGCGACCGCTTGGATCGGGCGTCTGGTGTCGTGGGCGTTGATCGCCGCGGGGTGGACTCGGCTGGTGCATCGCGTCATGCCGGGGACGCTGCTGGCGCCGCTGGGGGCTGCGCTGGTGGTCTACGGCACGCGCCAACTGCACTTCGCCGGCGAGTGGCTCATCGGCGGGTTCGAGGCGAAGACGCTCGCCTACGGGTTTGTCTTCTTCGCCATCGCCGATGCGATCGACGGGCGTTGGAACCGCGCCTGGATTCTGTTGGGCGTCGCCAGCGCGCTGCATGCGCTGGTGGGCGGTTGGTCGGTCGTCGCGCTCGGCGTGGCGGGGCTCGTGAGCCGGCAAATCCCGCCCGTGCGGTCGATGCTGCCGGCGCTCGCGCTCGGCGGCGGCTTGGCGATGGCGGGCGTCGTGCCAGCGCTGCTGCTAAATGTCGGCACGCCCGCCGAAGTCGTCAGCGAGGCGAACGAGATCTATGTCTTCACCCGCCTCTCCCATCACCTGTCGCCGCTCACCAAGCCGTGGGAGTGGATCGAGAACCGTGGCGGCCATCATCTGCGGATGGTGGCGGTGCTCGCCGTGCTACATGCGTTGCGGGTGCGGCGTGACCGGCCGGGTTTACGGCTAGTGACCTACTTCGCCTGGGCCGCCGAAGCGATCAGCCTCGCTGGCCTGACCATCGAACTCGTGCTGTGGAATCACCCGGCGTGGGCCGCGTCGTTGCTGAAGTATTACTGGTTCCGATTGGCCGACATCGCCGCGCCGGTCGCCGCTAGCATCTTGGCGGTCGAATGGATCGGCGTCGCGATCGCCGAGCGCCGCCGCTCGGGCGCCTACGCCGCCGTCGCGCTGGTGGCGCTGTGCGGTTGGTACATGGGCGACCTCGTCGTCGAGCGGGCGCGTCAGCCGGTCGCCGCCTCCGACGCGGCGATGGACGACCCGGCGGCGTGGATCGAGATGTGCGATTGGGTCCGTGAGAACACACCCGCCGACGCGGTGTTCCTCGTGCCGCAGCAATCGCAGTCCTTCAAATGGCGCGCCGAACGCGGCGAGGTCGTCACTTACAAGGACGTGCCGCAAGACGCCCGCAGCATGGTCGAGTGGCGGCGGCGTTACTTCGACGTGTTCAAGGCCGGCGAGTTCGCCGACGGCTCGACGCGGTGGACGCCGAGCCTCGCCGCCCTCGGCGCCGAGCGGCTGCGAGAGCTCGGCGAGGAGTACGGCGCCACTTACGTTCTCAGCGAAGAGCCCCGCGGCGACGTCGAGTCGGGCCGCATCGGTCGCCGCCGCGCGAGTTTGCCCATCGTGCATCGGGTGGGGCCGTACACGCTGTATGGGTTGGCGGATGTCGGGGACCCGTAG
- a CDS encoding HAD family hydrolase: MSHPLPQKPIRAVTFDMDGVLASSEDVYLRVGTETLRRRGRLFEDDLRHKMMGLPTLVALQTMIDFHGLEDDLTMLAEESEQTFWELAGDDLLPMPGVTETFDRLDAAGLPRGVATSGARNYAERILTIIGVRDRLRFVITADDVTHGKPHPEPYLMAAEQHGVTPAEMIVFEDSANGCKAAVAAGAYVVAVPSPHTHHHDFTGAAFVAETLSDPRIAAVLGW; encoded by the coding sequence ATGTCCCACCCCCTCCCGCAAAAGCCGATCCGCGCCGTCACCTTTGATATGGACGGCGTGCTCGCCAGCAGTGAGGACGTTTATCTGCGTGTCGGGACCGAGACGCTTCGCCGCCGCGGCCGGCTGTTCGAGGACGACCTGCGGCACAAGATGATGGGGCTGCCCACGCTCGTGGCGCTGCAGACGATGATCGACTTCCACGGTCTGGAAGACGACCTGACCATGCTGGCCGAGGAGTCGGAGCAGACCTTCTGGGAGTTGGCGGGCGACGACCTGTTGCCGATGCCCGGCGTTACCGAGACGTTCGACCGCCTCGACGCCGCCGGCTTGCCGCGTGGCGTCGCCACCAGCGGCGCCCGCAACTACGCCGAACGCATTCTCACGATCATCGGCGTGCGTGACCGCTTGCGGTTCGTGATCACGGCCGACGACGTCACGCACGGCAAGCCCCACCCCGAGCCCTACCTGATGGCGGCCGAGCAGCACGGCGTGACGCCGGCGGAGATGATCGTCTTCGAAGACAGCGCCAACGGCTGTAAGGCGGCCGTCGCCGCCGGCGCGTATGTCGTCGCGGTCCCGAGCCCGCACACGCACCACCACGACTTCACCGGGGCGGCGTTTGTGGCGGAAACGCTCAGCGATCCGCGAATCGCCGCGGTGCTGGGGTGGTGA
- a CDS encoding acylphosphatase: MQRRTVLFSGEVQGVGFRATTCRLVAGRAVTGYVRNLPDGRVELVAEGGPDLLDALVRDLKDYFGDMIHQAASTTEPATGEYVGFGIRR; this comes from the coding sequence ATGCAGCGGCGGACGGTCCTGTTCAGCGGCGAGGTGCAAGGCGTTGGCTTCCGGGCCACGACCTGCCGGCTCGTTGCGGGGAGGGCGGTCACGGGCTACGTCCGCAACCTGCCCGACGGGCGCGTCGAGCTCGTCGCCGAAGGCGGGCCCGACCTGCTCGATGCGCTTGTCCGTGACTTGAAGGATTACTTCGGCGACATGATCCACCAGGCCGCTAGCACGACCGAGCCCGCCACGGGCGAGTACGTCGGCTTCGGCATCCGCCGGTGA
- a CDS encoding ABC transporter permease has product MLTLWLTPLWLFALGVTVGLAILAVLFGLLWLINRKAAEGVWAAVRESVLMPILWIAVGMVALFAFAFPQMPTDRVLESLRRLPSMGTQSVTVDLEPRSEDVKVPVSLVAEEVVSYRIESDQDIRVAGAPELAYSRPAAVVQGGETYNWNTKSKLQRGLTGKIDAVYLTNDGDAPTEVTLAFTSEARTPEVRQIPVTAASFVAIFLAFLGVHWLVPRAATISAATAKEAISQPLFLLFAVVGAIALIAYIYIPYNTFGEDVKMLKDSGLATIMVLSILFAVWTASTSIADEIDGKTALTLLSKPISRRDFILGKYLGIMWAVLLLYVILGVVLLASVSYKVVYDARETSNPTPDWQVCNEQMVSTTPGLVLAIMETGVLAAIAVAISTRLPMLANLLICGAVYVLGHLTPLIVQSGVGQNEFVKFFGRLLSVVLPMLDHLNIQAAIAGGNPVPYVYLAWAALYTLIYIAVAMLVALLLFEDRDLA; this is encoded by the coding sequence ATGCTCACGCTCTGGTTGACCCCGCTGTGGCTCTTCGCCCTTGGCGTGACCGTTGGTCTGGCGATTCTCGCCGTGCTGTTCGGCCTGCTGTGGCTCATCAATCGCAAAGCGGCCGAAGGCGTTTGGGCGGCGGTCCGGGAAAGCGTGCTGATGCCGATCCTCTGGATCGCCGTGGGCATGGTCGCGCTGTTCGCGTTTGCGTTCCCGCAGATGCCGACCGACCGCGTGCTGGAGTCGTTGCGACGCCTCCCGTCCATGGGCACGCAGTCCGTCACGGTGGACCTGGAGCCGCGTAGCGAGGACGTGAAGGTCCCGGTGTCGCTCGTGGCGGAGGAAGTGGTCTCGTACCGGATCGAAAGCGACCAGGACATCCGCGTCGCCGGCGCGCCGGAGCTGGCCTACTCCCGTCCCGCCGCTGTGGTGCAGGGCGGCGAGACCTACAACTGGAACACCAAGAGCAAACTGCAGCGCGGCCTGACTGGCAAGATCGACGCGGTCTATCTCACCAACGACGGCGACGCCCCCACCGAGGTGACGCTCGCCTTCACCAGCGAGGCTCGCACGCCCGAGGTGCGGCAGATCCCGGTCACCGCGGCGTCGTTCGTAGCGATCTTCTTGGCGTTTCTGGGGGTCCACTGGCTCGTCCCACGGGCCGCGACGATCTCGGCCGCCACCGCCAAGGAGGCGATCTCGCAGCCGCTGTTTCTGCTCTTCGCCGTGGTCGGCGCCATCGCCCTGATCGCCTACATCTACATCCCGTACAACACGTTCGGCGAAGACGTGAAGATGCTGAAGGACTCGGGCCTGGCGACGATCATGGTCCTGTCGATCCTGTTCGCTGTCTGGACGGCGAGCACCTCGATCGCCGACGAGATTGATGGCAAGACGGCCCTGACGCTCCTCTCCAAGCCCATCAGCCGCCGCGACTTCATCCTCGGCAAGTACCTGGGGATCATGTGGGCCGTGCTGCTGCTGTACGTGATCCTCGGCGTGGTCCTGTTGGCGAGCGTCTCGTACAAAGTCGTCTACGACGCCCGCGAGACCAGCAACCCGACCCCTGATTGGCAGGTCTGCAACGAACAGATGGTCTCGACGACGCCGGGCCTCGTGCTGGCGATCATGGAGACGGGCGTCCTCGCAGCGATCGCCGTCGCGATCAGCACGCGGCTGCCGATGCTGGCGAACCTGCTGATCTGCGGCGCCGTGTACGTGCTAGGCCACCTGACGCCGCTGATCGTGCAGTCGGGCGTGGGGCAAAACGAGTTCGTGAAGTTCTTCGGCCGGCTGTTATCGGTGGTGCTGCCGATGCTCGACCACCTCAACATCCAAGCCGCCATCGCCGGCGGCAACCCGGTGCCGTACGTCTATCTAGCGTGGGCCGCGCTGTACACGTTGATCTACATCGCGGTAGCGATGTTGGTGGCGCTACTGTTGTTTGAGGATCGTGACTTGGCGTAA